In Gemmata obscuriglobus, a single genomic region encodes these proteins:
- a CDS encoding type I polyketide synthase yields MESRDIIVLSPSGAADPSLAIAACRAGACGVLDLEFATRAAAEPALAKLAKFATGFGVQLRADAADLFDLVAGFKPAVVILAGADSPALISRINDLKRQNVAVLREAVSVAEAARAVELGAAGVVLKGHEAGGRVGADTSFVLIQKWRHRSEKSGTDIPFWVRGGAGTHTAAACLAGGARGLVLDSQVLLTRESAVSDGLRKRIGGLDGGEALVLGSRLGEAYRIYARPDCAGAQELAKDDERLQHAALSAEEKLTAWRDAVRARVAADPADGVWLVGQDVVTAAPLAAKGVTVAGVVQLLCERAGKALESAKRLGHLRPDAPLAKAHGTKYPILQGPMTRVSDTAAFAASVAGGGALPFLALALLRKAETEKLLAETKAKLGNRPWGVGILGFAPNEIRAEQLEAIRAYKPPFAIIAGGRPDQARQLEAMGTPTYLHVPAPGLLKMFLKDGAKRFIFEGQECGGHIGPRTSFALWEAMVEVLLEHIGMRPADDLHVVFAGGIHDARSASMVAALSAPLAEKGVKVGVLLGTAYLFTEEAVKGGAITARFQKEALACGDTVLLETGPGHAIRCIPTPYADTFEVEKRKLRAEGKSPLEVGIALERMNLGRLRVASKGVDRAASVNGNGSGLADVSGDDQFQRGMYMIGQVAALWDRVTTIPELHANVCDSVVLPESALSSLHIEPEAPPPCDVAIVGLSCFYPGSTSLWGYWENILAKTNAVIEIPPSHWDWRPYYDPDPRARDKMVSKWGGFMSDITFDPLKYGITPKSIPNIEPLQLLLLEAVNQALGDAGYLERPFSRERTCAILGVGGGGMPLSVAYGFRACMPLLDSIPGVPVKSQQIVDLGEGMLPEWTEDSFPGILLNVAAGRVANRFNLGGPNMAIDAACGSSLAALYAGVRELQDNTSDVAIVMGGDAVQTPYAYVAFSKTHALSPKGRCRPFDADADGIALAEGVGVAVLKRLADAERDGDRIYAVIKGVGASSDGRDKGLTAPRAEGQLRALHRAYAQARVNPSKVALVEAHGTGTVVGDQTEARAIGQLMRDAGGAAQTCAIGSVKSMIGHSKCAAGLAGLIKTAFALHHKVLPPTQVEKPNPKANLDGGPLYLNTEAKPWVHGADHPRTAGVSAFGFGGTNFHTVLEEYTGDFLNRPETGLRQWPAELFVWRRADKAAVLDSVKKVRDALAAGAQPTPADLAASVWHSSKSAAAGAPVLAVVATSLADLKDKLGTALEALPKATDAHTDPRGVYFSAKPAAGKVAFLFPGQGSQYPDMLAQVAMAFGEVREVLDRAEGTLAGDLDRPLGKLIYPPSPFTPEQDAANRDALRRTEVAQSSIGATSLGMYRLLSALGVEADMFAGHSYGEYTALAAAGALPEDDLMRLSFKRGRAIREAAATAPGGMIAADTTAEAIEPVLKGLPEVWIANHNSPTQTVIAGTEAGVKRAAEKLQAAGIRSQRIAVACGFHSPLIAGAKPPLAEALGQAKFGAPKKPVFSNTSAAPHPADGAAIAAQLAEHLVSPVRFADEVRAMHAAGARVFVEVGPQAVLTGLTGQILAGKPHVALATDAKSRPGLVQLAHVLGQLLTAGVGANLDRLFVGRAVQPFDLAKLSADTGKPKHPATAWVVNGVRSRPINGPEPRLLGQALPAGAAAAAAAKPAPAAAQSAPAPAPSVPAAPAHGAPRGSAETKAAKSTPPAPQVNAPARSPVQTTSAPAAAPVRGAPAPRSPGTAAPFPSTAAVTTPSRAMMHNTDTPPALPVPSANGNGYAHASTPAPDGAAAVMMHFQDVMAKFLDTQKSVMLGFLGAPAAAPAPAAPANGHATYAAVPYTNGHAYTNGNGNGNGHAYTNGNGHAATAPRPVAAPVNRVAPQTVARPAAPVVAPAAPANGRNGKHETNGAHAPTPAPAPAPTPAPVVVAEVVAKKPGQVLDRDALLAQLLELVSERTGYPKEALSIDLDLEADLGVDSIKRVEVLGALAESIEAGADGKQPNLEMEKLSVIKTLRGIADYVMGALNEAAPAAAPSTNGKHEPAALPAAPAAGTSGDLHPGARQGDVQRLVVRLIDAPLPIRPTFKPPTGAIVITDDGQGTARELADRLAELDIKTALVRHGGGDGFTADLTDPDEVSDLLKILRSKVGPVSGLIHLLPLAEPPAGESAEQRMRREVKSLYLLARGLEGDIREAGKGGSAVLLAVTALGGTMGYGRDLPDDFFAGHGGIAGFTKCLGYEWPEVTVRAVDVSADAPAPRLAEQLLGELGDPDGPFEVGRDGEFRKTWQVDPGPLAKETAAIELDANSTVLVTGGARGITAKIALEIATRYKSRLVLVGSSPVPVAEHPDTTPLTAPADLKAALMKLLQAEGKSAAPAAVEQAYKRLLKDREIRQNLDAIRHAGSEVEYRCVDVRDAAAFGALIAGLNATTGITGVIHGAGVIEDKLLRDKTPESFDRVFGTKVDSALTLARKLDPAKLKFFALFASITSRYGNRGQSDYAAANEVLSKLACQLDRKWPGRVVSVAWGPWAEVGMVADLAKHLVARGLKLIEPGVGAGFAVDEFVFGTKGEPEVLVAGGTESAPKPARPSAPGESSPVPTGPNGYPIASGAGG; encoded by the coding sequence ATGGAATCGCGCGACATCATCGTTCTTTCTCCTTCGGGTGCCGCCGATCCGTCGCTCGCTATCGCCGCCTGCCGGGCGGGCGCGTGCGGGGTGCTGGATCTCGAGTTCGCCACCCGCGCCGCGGCCGAGCCGGCACTGGCCAAACTGGCAAAGTTCGCAACCGGGTTCGGCGTCCAGCTCCGTGCCGACGCCGCCGACCTGTTCGACCTCGTGGCCGGGTTCAAGCCCGCGGTGGTGATCCTGGCCGGCGCGGACTCGCCCGCGCTCATTTCCCGCATCAACGACCTGAAGCGACAAAATGTGGCGGTCCTGCGCGAGGCGGTCAGCGTCGCGGAAGCCGCGCGCGCGGTCGAACTCGGCGCGGCGGGCGTCGTGCTGAAGGGCCACGAGGCCGGCGGGCGGGTCGGCGCGGACACGTCGTTCGTGCTGATCCAGAAGTGGCGGCACCGGTCCGAGAAGAGCGGCACCGATATCCCGTTCTGGGTGCGCGGCGGGGCCGGCACGCACACGGCGGCGGCGTGCCTCGCCGGCGGCGCGCGGGGGCTGGTTCTCGACTCGCAGGTCCTGCTCACGCGCGAATCGGCCGTGTCGGACGGGCTCCGCAAACGCATCGGCGGGCTGGACGGGGGCGAGGCCCTCGTGCTCGGGTCGCGGCTCGGCGAGGCGTACCGGATTTACGCCCGCCCGGACTGCGCCGGCGCACAGGAGCTGGCGAAGGACGACGAGCGGCTTCAGCACGCCGCGCTTTCGGCCGAAGAGAAGCTGACCGCGTGGCGCGACGCGGTTCGCGCCCGGGTCGCGGCCGATCCGGCGGACGGCGTGTGGCTGGTCGGGCAGGACGTCGTGACCGCGGCGCCGCTGGCGGCGAAGGGCGTGACCGTCGCCGGTGTGGTGCAGCTCCTGTGCGAGCGCGCCGGTAAGGCGCTGGAATCGGCGAAGCGGCTGGGGCACCTGCGGCCCGACGCGCCGCTCGCGAAGGCGCACGGGACGAAGTACCCGATCCTGCAAGGCCCGATGACCCGCGTCAGCGACACCGCCGCGTTCGCCGCGAGCGTCGCGGGCGGCGGGGCGCTGCCGTTCCTCGCCCTGGCCCTTCTCCGCAAGGCAGAAACCGAAAAGCTCCTCGCGGAAACGAAGGCGAAGCTCGGCAACCGGCCGTGGGGCGTCGGCATCCTCGGGTTCGCCCCGAACGAGATCCGGGCCGAGCAGCTCGAAGCGATCCGCGCGTACAAGCCGCCGTTCGCGATCATCGCGGGCGGGCGCCCGGACCAGGCGCGTCAGCTCGAAGCGATGGGCACGCCGACGTACCTGCACGTGCCGGCGCCCGGCCTGCTGAAGATGTTCCTCAAGGACGGCGCGAAGCGGTTCATCTTCGAGGGGCAGGAGTGCGGCGGGCACATCGGCCCGCGGACCAGTTTCGCGCTTTGGGAGGCGATGGTCGAGGTGCTGCTGGAGCACATCGGGATGCGCCCGGCCGACGACCTGCACGTCGTATTCGCCGGCGGCATCCACGACGCGCGCTCGGCGAGCATGGTGGCCGCGCTGAGCGCACCGCTGGCCGAGAAGGGCGTGAAGGTCGGGGTGCTGCTCGGCACCGCGTACCTGTTCACCGAGGAGGCCGTGAAGGGCGGGGCGATCACCGCGCGGTTTCAAAAGGAAGCGCTCGCGTGCGGCGACACGGTGCTGCTGGAGACCGGCCCGGGGCACGCGATCCGCTGCATCCCGACGCCCTATGCCGACACATTCGAGGTCGAAAAGCGCAAGCTCCGCGCCGAGGGCAAATCGCCGCTGGAGGTGGGAATCGCGCTGGAGCGGATGAACCTCGGGCGGCTGCGGGTGGCGAGCAAGGGCGTGGACCGCGCCGCGTCGGTCAACGGCAACGGCAGCGGGCTCGCGGACGTGAGCGGGGACGACCAGTTCCAGCGCGGCATGTACATGATCGGCCAGGTGGCCGCGCTGTGGGACCGCGTCACCACCATCCCCGAGCTGCACGCGAACGTCTGCGACAGCGTCGTCCTCCCGGAGTCGGCGCTGAGTTCCCTCCACATCGAGCCCGAAGCGCCCCCGCCGTGCGACGTCGCGATCGTCGGGCTGTCGTGCTTCTACCCCGGCTCCACGTCGCTGTGGGGGTACTGGGAGAACATCCTCGCGAAGACCAACGCGGTCATCGAGATCCCGCCGAGTCACTGGGACTGGCGCCCGTACTACGACCCGGACCCCCGCGCCCGCGACAAGATGGTGTCGAAGTGGGGCGGGTTCATGTCGGACATCACGTTCGACCCGCTCAAGTACGGCATCACGCCGAAGAGCATCCCGAACATCGAGCCGCTCCAGCTCCTGCTGCTCGAAGCGGTCAACCAGGCGCTGGGCGACGCCGGCTACCTGGAGCGGCCGTTCAGCCGCGAGCGAACGTGCGCGATCCTGGGCGTGGGCGGCGGCGGGATGCCGCTGTCGGTGGCCTACGGGTTCCGCGCCTGTATGCCGCTGCTCGACTCGATCCCCGGCGTGCCGGTGAAGTCGCAGCAGATCGTCGACCTGGGCGAGGGAATGCTCCCCGAGTGGACCGAGGACTCGTTCCCGGGCATCCTGCTGAACGTCGCCGCGGGCCGGGTCGCGAACCGGTTCAACCTGGGCGGCCCGAACATGGCGATCGACGCCGCGTGCGGCTCGTCGCTGGCCGCGCTCTACGCCGGGGTGCGCGAGCTTCAGGACAACACCAGCGATGTCGCCATCGTGATGGGCGGCGACGCGGTCCAGACCCCCTACGCCTACGTCGCGTTCTCCAAGACGCACGCGCTCAGCCCGAAGGGCCGGTGCCGCCCGTTCGACGCCGACGCCGACGGCATCGCGCTGGCCGAAGGGGTCGGCGTCGCGGTGCTGAAGCGGCTCGCGGACGCGGAGCGCGACGGCGACCGGATTTACGCGGTCATCAAGGGCGTGGGCGCGTCCAGCGACGGCCGCGACAAGGGGCTGACCGCGCCGCGGGCCGAGGGGCAACTGCGGGCGCTGCACCGGGCGTACGCGCAGGCCCGGGTGAACCCCTCCAAGGTCGCGCTCGTCGAGGCGCACGGCACCGGGACAGTGGTGGGCGACCAGACCGAAGCCCGCGCGATCGGCCAACTGATGCGCGACGCCGGCGGGGCCGCGCAGACGTGCGCGATCGGCTCCGTGAAGTCGATGATCGGGCACAGCAAGTGCGCCGCCGGGCTCGCGGGGCTCATCAAGACCGCGTTCGCCCTGCACCACAAGGTGCTGCCGCCGACGCAGGTGGAGAAGCCGAACCCGAAGGCGAACCTGGACGGCGGGCCGCTGTACCTGAACACCGAGGCGAAGCCGTGGGTCCACGGCGCCGATCACCCGCGCACCGCCGGGGTCAGCGCGTTCGGGTTCGGCGGCACCAACTTCCACACGGTGCTCGAGGAGTACACCGGCGACTTCCTGAACCGCCCCGAAACCGGGCTGCGGCAGTGGCCGGCGGAACTGTTCGTGTGGCGCCGCGCGGACAAGGCCGCGGTCCTCGATTCGGTCAAGAAGGTGCGCGACGCCCTGGCCGCCGGGGCACAACCGACGCCGGCCGATCTCGCGGCCAGCGTGTGGCACAGCAGCAAGTCGGCCGCCGCGGGCGCTCCGGTGCTGGCGGTGGTCGCGACCTCGCTCGCGGACCTGAAGGACAAGCTCGGCACCGCCCTGGAGGCGCTGCCGAAGGCGACCGACGCCCACACCGACCCGCGCGGCGTGTACTTCTCCGCGAAACCGGCCGCGGGCAAGGTCGCGTTCCTGTTCCCGGGCCAGGGGTCGCAGTACCCCGACATGCTCGCGCAGGTGGCGATGGCGTTCGGCGAGGTGCGCGAGGTGCTCGACCGCGCCGAGGGGACGCTCGCGGGCGACCTCGACCGGCCGCTCGGCAAGCTGATCTACCCGCCGTCGCCGTTCACCCCCGAGCAGGACGCCGCGAACCGCGACGCGCTCCGGCGCACCGAGGTCGCGCAGTCCAGCATTGGGGCGACGAGCCTCGGCATGTACCGGCTGCTGTCGGCGCTGGGCGTCGAAGCCGACATGTTCGCCGGGCACAGCTACGGCGAGTACACCGCGCTCGCGGCGGCGGGCGCGCTGCCCGAAGACGACCTGATGCGGCTGTCGTTCAAGCGGGGCCGCGCGATCCGCGAGGCCGCCGCGACGGCGCCCGGCGGGATGATCGCCGCGGACACCACCGCCGAGGCCATCGAGCCGGTGCTGAAGGGCCTGCCCGAGGTCTGGATCGCGAACCACAACTCGCCCACCCAGACGGTGATCGCGGGCACCGAAGCCGGCGTGAAGCGTGCCGCCGAGAAGCTCCAGGCGGCCGGCATCCGGTCGCAGCGGATCGCGGTGGCGTGCGGGTTCCACTCGCCGCTGATCGCCGGCGCGAAGCCGCCGCTCGCGGAGGCGCTTGGGCAGGCCAAGTTCGGTGCGCCGAAGAAGCCGGTGTTCTCGAACACCAGCGCCGCCCCGCACCCCGCCGACGGGGCCGCGATCGCCGCGCAGCTCGCGGAGCACCTGGTTTCCCCGGTGCGGTTCGCGGACGAAGTGCGGGCCATGCACGCGGCCGGCGCGCGGGTGTTCGTGGAGGTCGGCCCGCAGGCGGTGCTCACGGGCCTCACGGGCCAGATCCTCGCCGGCAAGCCGCACGTCGCGCTCGCGACGGACGCGAAGTCGCGCCCGGGGCTGGTGCAACTGGCCCACGTCCTCGGCCAACTGCTGACGGCCGGCGTGGGCGCGAACCTCGACCGGCTGTTCGTGGGCCGTGCGGTTCAGCCGTTCGACCTCGCGAAGCTCAGCGCCGACACCGGCAAGCCGAAGCACCCGGCCACCGCGTGGGTGGTGAACGGGGTGCGCAGCCGGCCGATCAACGGGCCGGAGCCGCGGCTGCTGGGCCAGGCCTTGCCCGCGGGTGCGGCCGCCGCTGCTGCGGCCAAACCTGCCCCCGCGGCTGCACAATCGGCGCCCGCGCCTGCTCCTTCCGTGCCGGCCGCTCCTGCCCACGGGGCACCTCGTGGGTCGGCTGAAACCAAGGCGGCGAAAAGCACTCCGCCCGCGCCGCAAGTGAACGCGCCTGCGCGTTCCCCGGTGCAAACGACTTCTGCGCCTGCGGCCGCTCCGGTTCGCGGGGCTCCGGCCCCCCGCTCGCCCGGAACTGCCGCACCCTTTCCCTCTACCGCTGCCGTCACCACGCCCTCACGAGCGATGATGCACAACACCGATACACCGCCCGCCCTCCCCGTTCCGTCGGCGAACGGGAACGGCTACGCGCACGCCAGCACCCCGGCGCCGGACGGCGCGGCCGCCGTGATGATGCACTTCCAGGATGTGATGGCCAAGTTCCTGGACACGCAGAAGTCGGTGATGCTCGGGTTCCTCGGCGCGCCCGCGGCAGCCCCGGCCCCGGCCGCGCCGGCGAACGGGCACGCGACCTACGCCGCGGTGCCGTACACCAACGGCCACGCGTACACGAACGGTAACGGTAACGGCAACGGTCACGCATACACGAACGGCAACGGTCACGCGGCCACCGCCCCGCGGCCGGTGGCGGCCCCGGTCAACCGCGTCGCGCCGCAAACGGTCGCCCGACCGGCAGCACCGGTCGTTGCTCCGGCTGCGCCCGCCAACGGGCGCAACGGGAAGCACGAGACGAACGGGGCGCACGCTCCCACCCCGGCTCCGGCCCCCGCTCCCACTCCCGCCCCGGTCGTGGTTGCGGAAGTGGTCGCGAAGAAGCCCGGTCAGGTTCTGGACCGGGACGCGCTGCTCGCCCAACTCCTCGAACTCGTCAGCGAACGCACCGGATACCCGAAGGAAGCGCTCAGCATCGACCTCGACCTTGAGGCCGACCTGGGGGTCGATTCGATCAAGCGCGTGGAAGTGCTCGGCGCCCTCGCCGAGAGCATTGAGGCCGGCGCCGACGGCAAGCAGCCGAACCTCGAAATGGAAAAGCTCAGCGTCATCAAGACGCTGCGCGGGATCGCGGACTACGTGATGGGCGCGCTGAACGAGGCGGCCCCCGCGGCGGCTCCTTCTACGAACGGCAAGCACGAACCGGCGGCGCTGCCGGCCGCGCCCGCGGCGGGCACGAGCGGCGACCTGCACCCCGGGGCGCGCCAGGGCGACGTGCAGCGGCTCGTGGTGCGGCTGATCGACGCGCCGCTCCCGATCCGGCCCACGTTCAAGCCGCCGACCGGTGCCATCGTCATCACCGACGACGGTCAGGGCACCGCGCGGGAGCTGGCCGACCGGCTCGCGGAACTGGACATCAAGACCGCGCTCGTGCGGCACGGCGGCGGGGACGGGTTCACGGCCGACCTCACCGACCCGGACGAGGTGAGCGACCTGCTCAAGATCCTGCGGTCGAAGGTCGGCCCGGTGTCCGGGCTGATCCACCTGCTCCCGCTGGCCGAGCCGCCCGCGGGCGAGTCCGCCGAGCAGCGGATGCGGCGCGAGGTGAAGTCGCTGTACCTGCTGGCCCGCGGGCTCGAAGGTGACATCCGCGAGGCCGGCAAGGGCGGCTCCGCGGTGCTGCTCGCGGTCACCGCGCTGGGCGGCACGATGGGGTACGGGCGCGACCTGCCCGACGACTTCTTCGCGGGGCACGGCGGCATCGCCGGGTTCACGAAGTGCCTCGGGTACGAGTGGCCGGAGGTGACCGTTCGCGCGGTCGACGTGAGCGCCGACGCGCCCGCGCCGCGGCTCGCGGAACAACTGCTCGGCGAACTCGGCGACCCGGACGGACCGTTCGAGGTCGGCCGCGACGGCGAGTTCCGGAAGACGTGGCAGGTCGATCCGGGGCCGCTCGCCAAAGAGACGGCGGCGATCGAACTCGACGCGAACTCCACCGTTCTCGTGACGGGCGGCGCGCGGGGCATCACCGCGAAGATCGCGCTGGAGATCGCGACGCGGTACAAGTCGCGCCTGGTGCTGGTCGGCAGCTCGCCGGTGCCGGTCGCGGAGCACCCGGACACGACCCCGCTGACGGCGCCCGCGGACCTGAAGGCCGCGCTGATGAAGCTCCTTCAGGCCGAAGGGAAGTCGGCCGCGCCCGCGGCGGTCGAGCAGGCGTACAAGCGGCTCCTGAAGGACCGCGAGATCCGGCAGAACCTGGACGCCATCCGCCACGCCGGGAGCGAGGTCGAGTACCGGTGCGTGGACGTGCGCGACGCCGCGGCGTTCGGCGCGCTCATCGCCGGGCTGAACGCGACCACGGGCATCACGGGCGTGATCCACGGCGCCGGGGTGATCGAGGACAAGCTGCTGCGGGACAAGACGCCCGAGTCGTTCGACCGCGTGTTCGGGACGAAGGTGGACAGCGCGCTGACGCTGGCCCGCAAGCTGGACCCGGCGAAGCTGAAGTTCTTCGCGCTGTTCGCGTCGATCACGAGCCGGTACGGGAACCGCGGCCAGTCCGACTACGCCGCGGCCAACGAGGTGCTCAGCAAACTGGCGTGCCAGCTCGACCGCAAGTGGCCGGGGCGGGTGGTGTCGGTGGCGTGGGGGCCGTGGGCCGAGGTGGGCATGGTGGCGGACCTCGCGAAGCACCTCGTCGCCCGCGGGCTGAAGCTGATCGAGCCGGGCGTGGGGGCCGGGTTCGCGGTCGACGAGTTCGTGTTCGGGACGAAGGGCGAGCCCGAGGTGCTGGTGGCCGGCGGGACCGAGTCCGCGCCCAAGCCGGCGCGGCCGAGCGCCCCGGGCGAGTCGTCGCCGGTCCCGACGGGGCCGAACGGCTACCCGATCGCGTCCGGCGCGGGCGGCTGA
- a CDS encoding S49 family peptidase, with protein MRVILLTLLTVPLAIGCNNERFQLKTRVAGNVETRLDTPPVSPSAGHVKPVLVQGGAPRIALVDVDGLILNTPFVGPLSVGENPVALFREKLEAVACDPCAKAVVLRINSPGGGVAACIAMRHDLEQFKARTRLPVVACLMDTATGGAYYLASAADHIVAGPATVTGGLGVVLNLFNLQDLMGMVNVRPQLIKSGERTDIGTSARRLTDGERELLQAMADEFRDRLAADIRRSRPGVVERLETPFEGSMFGWNLDRGRTFDGRILTAEQAKARNLVDAVGSLDDAISVAAQMGCPGGPARPGVVMYRRTNDPARSVYAVTANIPLQGAGLFPSVPGIDRAKLPTFLSVWQPELTMERLGGK; from the coding sequence ATGCGCGTCATTCTCCTCACGCTCCTCACAGTCCCACTCGCGATCGGGTGCAACAACGAGCGGTTCCAGCTCAAAACCCGGGTCGCCGGGAACGTCGAGACGCGTCTCGACACCCCGCCCGTGAGCCCGAGCGCCGGGCACGTAAAGCCGGTCCTCGTCCAGGGCGGGGCGCCCCGCATCGCCCTGGTCGACGTGGACGGCCTGATCCTCAACACGCCGTTCGTGGGGCCGCTCTCGGTGGGCGAGAACCCGGTGGCCCTGTTTCGCGAGAAGCTCGAAGCGGTCGCGTGCGACCCGTGCGCGAAAGCGGTTGTTCTACGGATCAACAGCCCCGGGGGCGGGGTCGCGGCGTGCATCGCGATGCGCCACGACCTCGAACAGTTCAAGGCCCGCACCCGGCTCCCGGTGGTCGCGTGCCTGATGGATACCGCGACCGGCGGGGCGTATTACCTCGCCTCCGCCGCGGACCACATCGTCGCGGGGCCGGCGACGGTCACCGGCGGCCTCGGCGTCGTCCTGAACCTGTTCAACCTGCAGGACTTGATGGGCATGGTGAACGTCCGCCCGCAGCTCATTAAATCCGGCGAGCGGACCGACATCGGCACCTCCGCGCGGCGGCTCACCGATGGCGAGCGCGAGCTGCTCCAGGCGATGGCGGACGAGTTCCGCGACCGGCTGGCCGCGGACATCCGGCGGAGCCGGCCCGGTGTGGTGGAGCGGCTCGAGACGCCGTTCGAGGGGTCGATGTTCGGCTGGAATCTGGACCGCGGCCGCACCTTCGACGGACGCATCCTCACCGCGGAACAGGCCAAGGCGCGGAACCTGGTGGACGCGGTCGGCAGCCTCGACGACGCCATAAGCGTCGCGGCCCAGATGGGGTGCCCCGGCGGCCCCGCGCGGCCCGGCGTGGTGATGTACCGGCGGACCAACGACCCCGCCCGCTCGGTGTACGCTGTCACGGCCAACATCCCCCTCCAGGGGGCCGGGCTGTTCCCGTCGGTGCCCGGGATCGACCGCGC